The genome window CGGTGCCGAACTTGTGGTCGCCGGTGATGGGGTCATGCCCCGCCGGGAGCGACGACGTCGGCTGCCCCGGCGGAGCGGCCTGCTGCTGCTGGCGCTCCTTCTCCAGCGCGCGCTGGAGCCCCTGCCAGCGCTCCTCCGTGTAGAAGTACTTCGGGTCCACCAGTTCCAGGCCCTGCGCCTTCGCGAAGGTCTCCGCGCCCTCGCCAATCATCATCACGTGCGGGGACTGCTCCATCACCCGCCGAGCCAGGTCGATGGGGTTTCGCACGTGCCGCAAGCCCGCCACCGAGCCGGCCATGCGCGTCTTCCCATCCATGATGGCGGCGTCCAGCTCGTTGATGCCGTCGTGGTTGAACACGGCGCCCTTGCCGGCGTTGAAGTACGGCGAGTCCTCCAGCACGCGGATGGCGGCGGACACCGCGTCCAGGCTGGTGCCGCCCCTGGCCAGCACGGCATGGCCGGCCTGGAGCGCCTGGGTGAGCGCGGCGCGGACCTCGGCCTCGCGCTCGGGGGAGAGGTTCTCCCGGGAGATGACGCCCGCGCCGCCGTGGATGACCAGGCCCCACTTCGGCTTCCGGGCCGGCGCGTCACCCGTGGTGAGGCGGGCCTCGTCCACGCGAGCGGACTCGACGCTGGTGCAGCCCACGGGGGTGAGCAGGAGCGCGGTGCTCGCGATGAGACCGCGATGAAGGGGAGAGAGCGAAGCGGACATTCGGTGGGCCTCCGGGGGCGTCCAGGGGACGAGGACCGCGAGTCATCAACCGCAACCGCCTGGACGGGGCGCACCGCGCCACCTTCCATCGAGCGGACCGCCCGGTCGGTAGCACGCCCTCCAGGGAGGTACAACCGGAGCGCCCCGAGAGCCTGCGTCGCCTGCCTGCCCCCTGAGCGGAGGGAGAGAGCGGCTCGAGGACCTGCCGCCCCCGGCATTCACGCGCCCGCGGGGCATGCACAGGGTCAGGAGCGACAGACTTCCGGGACAAGAAGGTGCGCGTGATGAAGAAGCTGAAGGGCTTGCGAGTGGCGGTGCTGGCGATGGATGGCTTCGAGCAGGTGGAGCTGACCATCCCCGTCAAGAAGCTGAAGCGCGAGGGCGCGGAGGTGACGGTCGTCTCGCTCCACAAGGGGAAGATTCGGGGGATGAACCTGATGTACCCCGGGAAGAAGGTGCCCGTGGACGCGACGCTGCCGGAGGTGAAGGCGGCGGACTATGACGCGGTGCTCATCCCCGGCGGCTTCATGAACCCCGACGCCCTGCGGCAGAGCGCGCTGGCGCGGGACTTCGTGCAGGACGCGGACATGCTCGACCTGCCCATCGCCGTCATCTGCCACGGCCCATGGGTGCTGGTGTCCGCGGGGCTGGTGGAGGGACGCAAGCTGACCTCCTGGCCCGGCATCCATGACGACGTGAAGAACGCGGGCGGCGAGTGGGTGGACGAGGCCGTCGTCCGGGACCGCAACTGGGTGTCCAGCCGGGGCCCGCACGACCTGCCCGCCTTCAACGCGGCCATGGTGGAGCTCTTCCTGGAGAAGATGCCGGAGGTGGAGGGCCGCCTCGAGAGCGCGCTGCCAGAAGCCCCGCCCCGGCGGAGGTGGCCGAAGCTGCTCGCCGGCAGCCTGGCCACGGCGGCGCTCGGCTTCGGCGTGCGCAGGCTGGCGGCCATGCGCTGACGTCCCGGCCTGGCGACGGGCCCGGGCTACCGGGCCCGCACCGTCACATCCACCCGAGCTGCAGGCGCGCCACGTCCGTCATCCGCCCCTGGTCCCACGGCGGCTCCCACACCAGCTCGACGTTGGCTTCCTTCACGCCCGGCACCGACGACACCTTCTGCCGCACGTCGTCCACCAGCACCGGTCCCATGCCGCAGCCGGGCGCCGTCAGCGTCATCTGGATGTCCACCCGCTGCCCGCCCTCCGGCAGTGGCTCGGCCTTGCACGCGTACACCAGGCCCAGCTCCACGATGTTCACCG of Pyxidicoccus xibeiensis contains these proteins:
- a CDS encoding type 1 glutamine amidotransferase domain-containing protein — translated: MKKLKGLRVAVLAMDGFEQVELTIPVKKLKREGAEVTVVSLHKGKIRGMNLMYPGKKVPVDATLPEVKAADYDAVLIPGGFMNPDALRQSALARDFVQDADMLDLPIAVICHGPWVLVSAGLVEGRKLTSWPGIHDDVKNAGGEWVDEAVVRDRNWVSSRGPHDLPAFNAAMVELFLEKMPEVEGRLESALPEAPPRRRWPKLLAGSLATAALGFGVRRLAAMR
- a CDS encoding isoaspartyl peptidase/L-asparaginase family protein gives rise to the protein MSASLSPLHRGLIASTALLLTPVGCTSVESARVDEARLTTGDAPARKPKWGLVIHGGAGVISRENLSPEREAEVRAALTQALQAGHAVLARGGTSLDAVSAAIRVLEDSPYFNAGKGAVFNHDGINELDAAIMDGKTRMAGSVAGLRHVRNPIDLARRVMEQSPHVMMIGEGAETFAKAQGLELVDPKYFYTEERWQGLQRALEKERQQQQAAPPGQPTSSLPAGHDPITGDHKFGTVGAVALDQAGNLAAGTSTGGMTNKRYGRVGDAPIIGAGTYADPRCAVSATGHGEFFIRYTVARDICARVEYQELPLPEAANHVVNDVLVKAGGEGGIIAMDHQGNVAMPFNSSGMYRGYMGEDGQPHVAIFKDAPATTK